In a single window of the Actinomycetes bacterium genome:
- the hypE gene encoding hydrogenase expression/formation protein HypE, producing MAEILDPLAWTCPLPLRDTERVVLGHGGGGKLSSELIEHLFLPAFGTDGLAAAPRDSAVLDAGSARLAFTTDSYVVQPLFFPGGCIGDLAVNGTVNDLAMSGAVPLGLSAGFILEEGLELEVLGRVAEAMGRAAKRADVRLVTGDTKVVGHGAADGLYVNTSGVGLVPPGVDVSPEAARPGDVVVVSGPVGEHGVAILSVREGLEFGTRIDTDSAPLSGLVQAMLAACPGGAGRGVHALRDPTRGGLAGTLCEIAEAAGIGVRLDEASVPVPEGVAAACGFLGLDPLHVANEGKLVAFVDPAVLDDVVAAMQADEHGRHATVIGTVVDEHPGMVVGRTAFGATRVIDRPLGEQLPRIC from the coding sequence GTGGCTGAGATCCTCGACCCGCTGGCCTGGACCTGCCCGCTGCCGCTGCGCGACACCGAACGCGTCGTCCTCGGCCACGGCGGGGGCGGCAAGCTGTCCAGCGAGCTCATCGAGCACCTGTTCCTGCCGGCCTTCGGGACCGACGGACTCGCCGCGGCGCCCCGCGACTCGGCGGTGCTGGACGCCGGGTCGGCCCGGCTCGCCTTCACGACCGACTCCTACGTCGTGCAGCCGCTCTTCTTCCCCGGAGGCTGCATCGGCGACCTCGCCGTCAACGGCACGGTCAACGACCTGGCGATGAGCGGTGCCGTGCCCCTCGGTCTGTCCGCCGGTTTCATCCTCGAGGAGGGGCTCGAGCTCGAGGTCCTCGGGCGGGTCGCCGAGGCGATGGGGCGGGCGGCCAAGCGGGCCGACGTACGGCTGGTCACCGGGGACACCAAGGTCGTCGGCCACGGCGCCGCCGACGGTCTCTACGTCAACACCAGCGGCGTCGGCCTCGTCCCGCCCGGCGTCGACGTGAGCCCCGAGGCCGCGCGGCCGGGCGACGTCGTCGTCGTCTCCGGCCCGGTCGGCGAGCACGGGGTCGCGATCCTCAGCGTGCGCGAGGGCCTGGAGTTCGGCACCCGGATCGACACCGACTCCGCGCCGCTCTCCGGACTGGTCCAGGCGATGCTCGCCGCCTGCCCCGGCGGCGCGGGCCGTGGCGTGCACGCCCTGCGCGACCCCACTCGCGGCGGTCTCGCCGGCACGCTGTGCGAGATCGCCGAGGCCGCCGGGATCGGCGTACGGCTCGACGAGGCCTCGGTGCCGGTGCCCGAGGGCGTCGCGGCGGCCTGTGGCTTCCTCGGGCTGGACCCGTTGCACGTGGCCAACGAGGGCAAGCTCGTCGCCTTCGTCGACCCGGCCGTCCTCGACGACGTCGTCGCCGCCATGCAGGCGGACGAGCACGGGCGGCACGCCACCGTGATCGGGACGGTGGTCGACGAGCACCCGGGCATGGTGGTCGGTCGTACGGCCTTCGGCGCCACTCGCGTCATCGACCGACCGCTGGGTGAGCAGCTGCCCCGGATCTGCTGA
- the hypD gene encoding hydrogenase formation protein HypD, with protein MKYLDEFRDPVLARHLLDEIDQTVTRPWAIMEVCGGQTHSIIRHGIDQLLPEGVEFIHGPGCPVCVTPLEMIDQALEIAARPEVVFCSFGDMLRVPGSRHDLFQVRARGGDVRVVYSPLDAVRLAEANPEREVVFFAVGFETTAPPNAMAVVLARRLGLRNFSMLVSHVLVPPAMTAILDSPTCRVQGFLAAGHVCTVMGTSEYVPIVERYDVPVVVTGFEPLDILDGVRRVVHQLEDGEARLENAYARAVTAEGNRAAQAVIADVFEVCDRSWRGIGVIPQSGFRLSERYREFDAGIRFGVDGISVEESPLCRAGEVLQGLIKPHQCEAFGTACTPRTPLGATMVSSEGACAAYYHFRRLTIPVEVTSRG; from the coding sequence GTGAAGTACCTGGACGAGTTCCGCGACCCGGTGCTCGCCCGTCACCTGCTGGATGAGATCGACCAGACCGTCACCCGACCCTGGGCGATCATGGAGGTCTGCGGCGGGCAGACCCACTCGATCATCCGGCACGGCATCGACCAGTTGCTGCCTGAGGGTGTGGAGTTCATCCACGGACCCGGCTGCCCGGTGTGCGTCACGCCGCTGGAGATGATCGACCAGGCGCTGGAGATCGCCGCGCGGCCGGAGGTCGTGTTCTGCTCCTTCGGCGACATGCTCCGCGTGCCGGGCAGCCGGCACGATCTGTTCCAGGTACGGGCGCGCGGCGGCGACGTACGCGTCGTCTACTCGCCGCTGGATGCTGTACGTCTCGCGGAGGCCAACCCCGAGCGCGAGGTGGTCTTCTTCGCGGTCGGTTTCGAGACCACCGCCCCGCCCAACGCGATGGCCGTGGTCCTCGCCCGCCGCCTCGGGTTGCGCAACTTCTCGATGCTCGTCAGCCACGTCCTGGTACCGCCGGCGATGACGGCGATCCTCGACTCCCCCACCTGCCGCGTTCAGGGCTTCCTGGCCGCCGGCCACGTCTGCACGGTCATGGGGACGTCGGAGTACGTGCCGATCGTCGAGCGCTACGACGTACCCGTCGTCGTGACCGGCTTCGAGCCGCTGGACATCCTCGACGGCGTCCGACGAGTCGTCCACCAGCTCGAGGACGGCGAGGCCCGGCTCGAGAACGCCTACGCCCGCGCGGTGACCGCCGAGGGCAACCGGGCGGCGCAGGCGGTGATCGCCGACGTGTTCGAGGTGTGCGACCGTTCGTGGCGCGGGATCGGGGTGATCCCGCAGTCCGGCTTCCGGCTCTCCGAGCGCTACCGCGAGTTCGACGCCGGGATCCGCTTCGGTGTCGACGGCATCTCCGTCGAGGAGTCGCCGCTGTGCCGGGCCGGCGAGGTGCTCCAGGGGCTCATCAAGCCGCACCAGTGCGAGGCGTTCGGGACCGCGTGCACCCCGCGCACTCCGCTGGGGGCGACGATGGTCTCCTCGGAGGGAGCGTGTGCGGCGTACTACCACTTCCGCCGCCTCACGATCCCGGTCGAGGTGACCAGCCGTGGCTGA
- a CDS encoding RuBisCO large subunit C-terminal-like domain-containing protein, producing VWHIPALVSIFGDDSVLQFGGGTLGHPWGNAAGATANRVALEACVMARNEGRDLEKESREILTSAARHSPELAIAMETWKEVRFEYDVVDKLATA from the coding sequence GTGTGGCACATCCCCGCGCTCGTGTCCATCTTCGGCGACGACTCGGTGCTGCAGTTCGGCGGCGGGACGCTCGGCCACCCCTGGGGGAACGCCGCCGGCGCGACGGCGAACCGGGTCGCGCTCGAGGCGTGCGTCATGGCGCGCAACGAGGGCCGGGACTTGGAGAAGGAGTCGCGCGAGATCCTCACGTCGGCGGCCCGGCACAGCCCGGAGCTCGCCATCGCCATGGAGACCTGGAAGGAAGTCAGGTTCGAGTACGACGTCGTCGACAAGCTCGCGACCGCCTGA
- a CDS encoding HPF/RaiA family ribosome-associated protein — protein MVTNTRDVAVETLLGQHRRQTMTTSFSEDVIPVHTQGEVTEAEIEYARKRVHAVLRYARDPVLFANIRLTRLADRALARPAVVQVNVDLDGRLIRAQVARPTMTEAADEVHDRLRERIRRAAGDWEDIRGERPSEDPHEWRHTTAPSERPPYFPRPVEDREVIRHKAFTPSRLTVDEAAFDMGMLDYDFHVFTEEGTGQDSVLYRTGDGGYRLAQVEPRPDRVAAEVTPVTVSPIPAPTLTEEEATERLEESGMPFVFFRDERTHRGCALYHRYDGHYGLITPAG, from the coding sequence ATGGTGACGAACACACGCGACGTGGCGGTCGAGACGCTGCTCGGACAGCATCGGCGGCAGACCATGACCACCTCGTTCTCCGAAGACGTCATTCCCGTGCACACCCAGGGTGAGGTGACCGAGGCCGAGATCGAGTACGCGCGCAAGCGCGTCCACGCGGTCCTTCGCTACGCCCGCGACCCGGTCCTGTTCGCCAACATCCGGCTGACGCGCCTCGCGGACCGGGCCCTGGCCCGGCCGGCCGTGGTCCAGGTCAACGTCGACCTGGACGGGCGGCTGATCCGCGCCCAGGTCGCGAGGCCGACCATGACCGAGGCCGCCGACGAGGTGCACGACCGGCTACGTGAACGGATCCGCCGCGCTGCGGGCGACTGGGAGGACATCCGCGGCGAGCGCCCGTCGGAGGACCCGCACGAGTGGCGGCACACCACGGCGCCGAGCGAGCGGCCACCGTACTTCCCGCGCCCGGTCGAGGACCGCGAGGTGATCCGGCACAAGGCGTTCACCCCGTCCCGGCTGACCGTCGACGAGGCCGCGTTCGACATGGGCATGCTCGACTACGACTTCCACGTGTTCACCGAGGAGGGCACCGGCCAGGACAGCGTGCTCTACCGCACCGGGGACGGCGGCTACCGCCTGGCGCAGGTGGAGCCCCGGCCGGATCGGGTCGCCGCCGAGGTGACGCCGGTGACGGTCAGCCCGATCCCCGCGCCCACGCTCACCGAGGAGGAGGCGACCGAGCGGCTGGAGGAGTCAGGGATGCCGTTCGTCTTCTTCCGGGACGAGCGCACCCACCGAGGCTGCGCCCTCTACCACCGCTACGACGGCCACTACGGCCTCATCACCCCGGCCGGCTGA
- a CDS encoding ribulose bisphosphate carboxylase small subunit yields the protein MTTIHDFASRMDDPRSRRFGTFSYLPPLTREQVRRQVEYMIGKGWTCSVEHVEPSRAVDTYWYMWKLPMFGELDPEVVLTEADQCRDAHPGDHVRLIGYDGRRQTQGLALVVHRGQV from the coding sequence ATGACCACGATCCACGACTTCGCGTCCCGGATGGACGACCCGCGATCACGCAGGTTCGGGACGTTCTCCTACCTGCCGCCGCTCACCCGCGAGCAGGTGCGCCGACAGGTCGAGTACATGATCGGCAAGGGCTGGACGTGCTCCGTGGAGCACGTCGAGCCCTCGCGGGCGGTGGACACCTACTGGTACATGTGGAAGTTGCCGATGTTCGGTGAGCTCGATCCCGAGGTCGTCCTCACCGAGGCCGACCAGTGCCGAGACGCCCACCCCGGCGACCACGTCCGCCTGATCGGCTACGACGGGCGCCGCCAGACCCAGGGGCTGGCCCTCGTCGTCCACCGCGGCCAGGTCTGA